Proteins from a genomic interval of Scophthalmus maximus strain ysfricsl-2021 chromosome 22, ASM2237912v1, whole genome shotgun sequence:
- the LOC124849785 gene encoding major histocompatibility complex class I-related gene protein-like yields MDTLILLLLLGAHGATAVTHSLKYFYTGSSQVPNFPEFVAVGLVDEVQMIHYDSNTMKAEPRQDWMSEATDAQYWERTTRGLLGEQQSFKYNIGIAKQRFNQTGGVHIFQNMYGCEWDNETGEVKGFKQYGYDGEDFLVLDLKTETWIAPVQQAVITKNKWNADKTQLASQKNYYTQECPDWLKKYVNFGARSLQRTELPSVSLLQKSPSSPVSCHATGFYPNSAMLLWRKDGEDLHEDVDHGEVLPNHDGTFQMSTDLKVSSVAPGDWGKYQCVFQLSGVTEDIVKVLDKDVIRTNREKPTDMTTIIIVIVAVAVLALAIAAIGVFIYRRSNAKRPPSPVNNAGVMEQLNPK; encoded by the exons atggacacattgatcctcctgcttcttctggGAGCACACGGCGCGACGGCAG TGACTCACTCTCTGAAGTATTTCTACACTGGATCCTCTCAAGTCCCAAACTTCCCTGAGTTTGTGGCTGTTGGTTTGGTGGATGAAGTTCAGATGATCCACTACGACAGCAACACAATGAAAGCAGAACCCAGACAGGACTGGATGTCAGAGGCAACAGATGCACAGTACTGGGAGAGGACCACTAGAGGCCTTTTGGGTGAACAGCAGAGCTTCAAATACAACATTGGAATCGCAAAGCAGCGCTTCAACCAAActggag gtgtCCACATCTTTCAGAACATGTACGGCTGTGAATGGGACAATGAGACTGGAGAAGTTAAAGGTTTTAAACAGTATGGTTATGATGGAGAAGACTTCTTAGTATTGGACCTGAAGACAGAGACGTGGATCGCTCCAGTACAACAGGCTGTCATCACCAAAAACAAGTGGAATGCTGATAAAACTCAACTCGCAAGTCAAAAGAACTACTACACTCAGGAGTGTCCTGACTGGCTGAAGAAGTACGTGAACTTTGGGGCGAGATCTCTGCAGAGAACAG AGCTTCCCTCGGTGTCCCTCCTCCAGAAGTCTCCCTCGTCTCCAGTGTCCTGCCACGCCACAGGTTTCTACCCCAACAGTGCCATGTTGCTCtggaggaaagatggagaggacCTTCACGAGGACGTGGACCATGGAGAGGTCCTGCCCAACCATGACGGGACCTTCCAGATGAGCACTGACCTGAAGGTGTCATCGGTCGCTCCTGGGGACTGGGGGAAGTACCAATGTGTGTTCCAGCTCTCTGGTGTGACGGAGGATATCGTCAAAGTACTGGACAAAGACGTGATCCGGACCAACAGAG AGAAGCCCACTGACAtgaccaccatcatcatcgtcatcgtcgcAGTGGCCGTTCTTGCTCTCGCCATCGCTGCCATTGGAGTCTTCATCTACAGAAGGAGCAACG cCAAACGCCCTCCATCTC CTGTAAACAACGCAGGGGTCATGGAGCAGCtgaatccaaaataa
- the LOC124849783 gene encoding major histocompatibility complex class I-related gene protein-like yields the protein MDTLILLLLLGAHGATAVTHSLKFFYTGSSQVPNFPEFVAVGLVDEVQMFHYDSNTMKAEPRQDWMSEATAADAQYWESQTRGLLGHQQWFKNNIGILKQRFNQTGGVHIFQNMYGCEWDNETGEVKGYQQYGYDGEDFIALDLKTETWIAPVQRAVITKNKWNADKARLTYDKNFLTHLCPKWLKKFVNFGARSLQRTELPSVSLLQKSPSSPVSCHATGFYPNSAMLLWRKDGEDLHEDVDHGEVLPNHDGTFQMSTDLKVSSVAPGDWGKYQCVFQLSGVTEDIVKVLDKDVIRTNREKPTDMTTIIIVIVAVAVLALAIAAIGVFMYRRSNAKRPPSPVNNAGVMEQLNPEENE from the exons atggacacattgatcctcctgcttcttctggGAGCACACGGCGCGACGGCAG TGACTCACTCTCTGAAGTTTTTCTACACTGGATCCTCTCAAGTCCCAAACTTCCCTGAGTTTGTGGCTGTTGGTTTGGTGGATGAAGTTCAGATGTTCCACTACGACAGCAACACAATGAAAGCAGAACCCAGACAGGACTGGATGTCagaggcaacagcagcagatgcaCAGTACTGGGAGAGTCAGACTAGAGGCCTTTTGGGTCACCAGCAGTGgttcaaaaacaacattggaATCCTAAAGCAGCGCTTCAACCAAActggag gtgtCCACATCTTCCAGAACATGTACGGCTGTGAATGGGACAATGAGACTGGAGAAGTTAAAGGTTATCAACAGTATGGTTATGATGGAGAAGACTTCATAGCATTGGACCTGAAGACAGAGACGTGGATCGCTCCAGTACAACGGGCTGTCATCACCAAAAACAAGTGGAATGCTGATAAAGCTCGACTCACATATGATAAGAACTTCTTAACTCATTTGTGTCCTAAGTGGCTGAAGAAGTTCGTGAACTTTGGGGCGAGATCTCTGCAGAGAACAG AGCTTCCCTCGGTGTCCCTCCTCCAGAAGTCTCCCTCGTCTCCAGTGTCCTGCCACGCCACAGGTTTCTACCCCAACAGTGCCATGTTGCTCtggaggaaagatggagaggacCTTCACGAGGACGTGGACCATGGAGAGGTCCTGCCCAACCATGACGGGACCTTCCAGATGAGCACTGACCTGAAGGTGTCATCGGTCGCTCCTGGGGACTGGGGGAAGTACCAATGTGTGTTCCAGCTCTCTGGTGTGACGGAGGATATCGTCAAAGTACTGGACAAAGACGTGATCCGGACCAACAGAG AGAAGCCCACTGACAtgaccaccatcatcatcgtcatcgtcgcAGTGGCCGTTCTTGCTCTCGCCATCGCTGCCATTGGAGTCTTCATGTACAGAAGGAGCAACG cCAAACGCCCTCCATCTC CTGTAAACAACGCAGGGGTCATGGAGCAGCTGAAtccagaagaaaatgaatga
- the LOC124849784 gene encoding major histocompatibility complex class I-related gene protein-like codes for MDTLILLLLLGAHGATAVTHSLKYFYTGSSQVPNFPEFVTVGLVDEVQMIHYDSNTMKAEPRQDWMSEATDAQYWERETGNLLGSQQSFKNNIGILKQRFNQTGGVHIFQNMYGCEWDNETGEVKGFKQYGYDGEDFLVLDLKTETWIAPVQQAVITKNKWNADKTQLASQKNYYTHLCPKWLKKYVNFGARSLQRTELPSVSLLQKSPSSPVSCHATGFYPNSAMLLWRKDGEDLHEDVDHGEVLPNHDGTFQMSTDLKVSSVAPGDWGKYQCVFQLSGVTEDIVKVLDKDVIRTNREKPTDMTTIIIVIVAVAVLALAIAAIGVFIYRRSNAKRPPSPVNNAGVMEQLNPK; via the exons atggacacattgatcctcctgcttcttctggGAGCACACGGCGCGACGGCAG TGACTCACTCTCTGAAGTATTTCTACACTGGATCCTCTCAAGTCCCAAACTTCCCTGAGTTTGTGACTGTTGGTTTGGTGGATGAAGTTCAGATGATCCACTACGACAGCAACACAATGAAAGCAGAACCCAGACAGGACTGGATGTCAGAGGCAACAGATGCACAGTACTGGGAGAGGGAGACTGGGAACCTTTTGGGTTCCCAGCAgagcttcaaaaacaacattggaATCCTAAAGCAGCGCTTCAACCAAActggag gtgtCCACATCTTTCAGAACATGTACGGCTGTGAATGGGACAATGAGACTGGAGAAGTTAAAGGTTTTAAACAGTATGGTTATGATGGAGAAGACTTCTTAGTATTGGACCTGAAGACAGAGACGTGGATCGCTCCAGTACAACAGGCTGTCATCACCAAAAACAAGTGGAATGCTGATAAAACTCAACTCGCAAGTCAAAAGAACTACTACACTCATTTGTGTCCTAAGTGGCTGAAGAAGTACGTGAACTTTGGGGCGAGATCTCTGCAGAGAACAG AGCTTCCCTCGGTGTCCCTCCTCCAGAAGTCTCCCTCGTCTCCAGTGTCCTGCCACGCCACAGGTTTCTACCCCAACAGTGCCATGTTGCTCtggaggaaagatggagaggacCTTCACGAGGACGTGGACCATGGAGAGGTCCTGCCCAACCATGACGGGACCTTCCAGATGAGCACTGACCTGAAGGTGTCATCGGTCGCTCCTGGGGACTGGGGGAAGTACCAATGTGTGTTCCAGCTCTCTGGTGTGACGGAGGATATCGTCAAAGTACTGGACAAAGACGTGATCCGGACCAACAGAG AGAAGCCCACTGACAtgaccaccatcatcatcgtcatcgtcgcAGTGGCCGTTCTTGCTCTCGCCATCGCTGCCATTGGAGTCTTCATCTACAGAAGGAGCAACG cCAAACGCCCTCCATCTC CTGTAAACAACGCAGGGGTCATGGAGCAGCtgaatccaaaataa